One Yimella lutea DNA window includes the following coding sequences:
- the gnd gene encoding phosphogluconate dehydrogenase (NAD(+)-dependent, decarboxylating) → MTQPHDAPHQTDHDVDHKQGAKNMQMGLIGLGKMGGNMRDRLKAAGHDIVGYDRNPDISDATDLRDLVSKLDAPRAVWVMVPAGDPTRDTIKSLAELLDEGDIIVDGGNSKFTDDQANADMLKEHGVEFVDCGVSGGIWGKDNGYGLMCGGEEKNVERLMPIFDALRPEGPREEGFVHAGEVGAGHYAKMVHNGIEYGMMHAYAEGFELLEAKDIVKDVEGCFRAWSRGTVVRSWLLDLMVKALEETPHLEGISEYSTDSGEGRWTLEEAINLAVPMPVLASALFARFTSRQENSPQMQAIAALRGQFGGHEVMQFGDEPYRKAAKEGQAEVSPAAEKKDTSGEATPGAKKSDN, encoded by the coding sequence CTGACCCAGCCGCACGACGCACCGCACCAAACCGACCACGACGTCGACCACAAGCAAGGAGCCAAGAACATGCAGATGGGTCTCATCGGTCTGGGCAAGATGGGCGGCAACATGCGTGACCGCCTCAAGGCCGCCGGTCATGACATCGTCGGGTACGACCGCAACCCCGACATCAGCGACGCCACGGATCTTCGTGACCTCGTCTCCAAGCTGGACGCCCCGCGCGCCGTCTGGGTGATGGTGCCGGCCGGCGACCCGACCCGCGACACGATCAAGTCGCTGGCCGAGCTGTTGGACGAGGGCGACATCATCGTCGACGGCGGCAACTCCAAGTTCACCGATGACCAGGCGAACGCCGACATGCTCAAGGAGCACGGCGTCGAGTTCGTCGACTGCGGCGTCTCCGGTGGTATCTGGGGCAAGGACAACGGCTACGGCCTGATGTGCGGCGGCGAGGAGAAGAACGTCGAGCGCCTCATGCCGATCTTCGACGCGCTGCGCCCCGAGGGTCCCCGCGAGGAAGGTTTCGTGCACGCCGGCGAGGTCGGCGCGGGCCACTACGCGAAGATGGTCCACAACGGCATCGAGTACGGCATGATGCACGCCTACGCCGAAGGCTTCGAACTGCTCGAGGCCAAGGACATCGTCAAGGACGTCGAGGGCTGCTTCCGCGCTTGGAGCCGCGGCACCGTCGTGCGCTCCTGGTTGCTCGACCTCATGGTCAAGGCGCTGGAGGAGACCCCGCACCTCGAGGGCATCAGCGAGTACTCCACCGACTCCGGTGAAGGACGCTGGACGCTGGAGGAGGCCATCAACCTTGCGGTCCCGATGCCCGTCCTGGCGTCTGCACTGTTCGCGCGCTTCACCTCGCGTCAGGAGAACTCCCCGCAGATGCAGGCGATCGCCGCGTTGCGCGGACAGTTCGGCGGTCACGAGGTCATGCAGTTCGGCGACGAGCCGTACCGCAAGGCCGCCAAGGAGGGCCAGGCCGAGGTCAGCCCCGCAGCGGAGAAGAAGGACACGTCCGGCGAGGCGACCCCCGGCGCGAAGAAGTCGGACAACTGA
- the recF gene encoding DNA replication/repair protein RecF (All proteins in this family for which functions are known are DNA-binding proteins that assist the filamentation of RecA onto DNA for the initiation of recombination or recombinational repair.) — translation MHVRHLSLIDFRSYPEAEVALAPGITTFVGLNGQGKTNLVEAVGYLATLGSHRVSNDAPLVRAGAEKAYIRAAVVRETHEQQLELEINPGRANRARLGRAASTRPRDILGTIRTVLFAPEDLALVKGDPSTRRQFLDDLLVARQPKWAGARSDYEKILKQRNALLKAARTGQDRGALDATLPVWDEHLATVGANLTYARLRLLRDLCPFIADAYDEVSAGQGDARLTYRSSLHVKLSDELGSGEVPPVEEIAAGMHETFDQMRRAEVERGVTLVGPHRDEVVLGLGDLPAKGYASHGESWSFALGMRLAAFQLLRTDLGTDPVLVLDDVFAELDAGRRARLAAMVGDAEQVLITAAVADDVPKALSGKRFDVVRGKVSAADGSSEGQTGPVVGNDEDAGDAIPPVPGDASVPGA, via the coding sequence GTGCATGTACGCCATCTGTCCCTGATCGACTTCCGGTCCTATCCGGAAGCCGAGGTGGCGTTGGCACCCGGCATCACGACGTTCGTCGGACTCAACGGCCAGGGCAAGACGAACCTGGTCGAGGCGGTCGGCTACCTGGCGACGCTCGGCTCGCACCGTGTCTCCAACGACGCGCCCCTGGTCCGGGCCGGCGCGGAGAAGGCGTACATCCGGGCGGCGGTCGTTCGTGAGACCCACGAGCAGCAACTCGAACTCGAGATCAACCCGGGACGGGCCAACCGGGCCCGTCTGGGTCGGGCGGCGTCCACGCGTCCGCGCGACATCCTGGGAACGATCCGGACGGTGCTGTTCGCGCCGGAGGATCTGGCGTTGGTGAAGGGTGACCCGTCGACCCGCCGTCAGTTCCTGGACGATCTGCTGGTTGCCCGTCAGCCGAAGTGGGCAGGCGCGCGCAGCGACTACGAGAAGATCCTCAAGCAACGCAATGCGCTGCTGAAGGCGGCGCGCACCGGCCAGGACCGCGGCGCACTCGACGCGACCCTCCCGGTCTGGGACGAACACCTCGCCACGGTCGGCGCCAACCTCACGTACGCGCGCCTGCGCCTGCTGCGCGACCTGTGTCCGTTCATCGCGGACGCGTACGACGAGGTCAGCGCCGGGCAGGGCGATGCGCGGTTGACCTACCGCAGTTCGTTGCACGTGAAACTGTCCGATGAACTGGGGTCGGGTGAGGTGCCGCCGGTCGAGGAGATTGCGGCCGGCATGCACGAGACGTTCGATCAGATGCGTCGTGCCGAGGTCGAGCGTGGAGTCACGCTCGTGGGCCCGCACCGCGACGAGGTGGTGCTCGGTCTGGGAGACCTGCCCGCGAAGGGGTACGCCTCGCACGGCGAGTCCTGGTCGTTCGCGCTCGGTATGCGTCTGGCCGCGTTCCAGTTGTTGCGCACCGATCTCGGCACCGACCCGGTGCTGGTGCTCGACGACGTCTTCGCCGAGTTGGACGCCGGCCGCCGGGCCCGGCTGGCGGCGATGGTCGGCGACGCCGAACAGGTGCTGATCACCGCGGCTGTCGCGGACGATGTCCCGAAAGCCTTGAGCGGCAAGCGGTTCGACGTCGTGAGGGGCAAGGTCTCGGCTGCGGACGGGAGCTCAGAAGGGCAGACCGGGCCGGTCGTCGGGAACGATGAGGATGCCGGCGATGCGATCCCACCCGTCCCAGGCGACGCGTCCGTGCCAGGCGCCTGA
- a CDS encoding DUF721 domain-containing protein — translation MTEASDAQQDDVIGDEPDDVDWRNAAREALARARRSAREKGLRPGQQPVRRRPFGEAARTKDDGRDPSALGDQMERMLSERGWKVDVAAGSVLAKWPEIVGAEVAAHAQATGFEDGVLTVRADSTAWRTQLGYMTSTILGRIEETIGPNIVTELRFLGPSAPSWSKGPRKVHGGRGPRDTYG, via the coding sequence GTGACCGAGGCGAGCGATGCGCAGCAGGACGACGTCATCGGCGATGAGCCGGACGACGTCGACTGGCGTAACGCGGCCCGCGAGGCGCTGGCCCGCGCCCGTCGATCGGCACGGGAGAAGGGGTTGCGACCGGGGCAGCAGCCGGTGCGTCGGCGTCCGTTCGGCGAAGCCGCGCGCACCAAGGACGACGGCCGTGACCCGTCCGCACTGGGTGACCAGATGGAGCGGATGCTGTCCGAGCGCGGGTGGAAGGTCGACGTCGCGGCAGGTTCGGTACTCGCGAAGTGGCCCGAAATCGTCGGCGCCGAAGTGGCCGCGCACGCGCAGGCGACCGGGTTCGAGGACGGCGTGCTGACCGTCCGCGCCGACTCCACCGCCTGGCGCACCCAACTCGGTTACATGACCTCGACCATCCTGGGCCGTATCGAGGAGACGATCGGTCCGAACATCGTCACCGAGCTGCGTTTCCTGGGCCCGTCCGCGCCGTCCTGGAGCAAGGGGCCGCGCAAGGTGCACGGCGGACGTGGCCCTCGCGACACATATGGCTGA
- a CDS encoding GlcG/HbpS family heme-binding protein — MNIDLETARAIVTQGRKYARDLDCKPMTVVVIDAGGHVVAVEREDGSSNKRFEVAFGKAHGALSLGMGSRALMERAEQQPYFIAAVTSAIGGSLVPVPGGVLVRDADGRVLGAVGVSGDTSDRDEAVAVAGIEAVDLTPDPG; from the coding sequence ATGAACATCGACCTCGAGACCGCCCGGGCGATCGTCACGCAGGGTCGCAAGTACGCCCGCGACCTGGACTGCAAGCCCATGACGGTCGTCGTCATCGATGCGGGCGGCCACGTCGTCGCCGTCGAGCGTGAGGACGGGTCGTCGAACAAGCGCTTCGAGGTCGCCTTTGGCAAGGCGCACGGGGCGCTGTCCCTGGGCATGGGCTCGCGGGCGCTGATGGAGCGGGCCGAGCAGCAGCCCTACTTCATCGCCGCCGTCACGTCGGCGATCGGCGGCTCGCTGGTGCCCGTCCCCGGCGGGGTGCTGGTCCGCGATGCCGACGGGCGCGTCCTCGGCGCCGTCGGCGTCTCGGGTGACACCTCGGACCGTGACGAGGCCGTCGCCGTCGCCGGCATCGAGGCGGTCGACCTCACTCCCGACCCGGGGTGA
- a CDS encoding malate synthase G, translating into MQGWVQVGGLSVAEPLHRFITEEALPGSGVEPSAFWSGADALIHDLTPRNRALLARRDELQAQIDEFHRSRPGVPDPQVYTSFLREIGYLADEPADVQVTTSGVDTEITGQAGPQLVVPLLNARFAANAANARWGSLYDALYGTDVIPDEGELARGSSSYNPARGAEVIARGRALLDEHFPLEGGSHADATRYAVDPDGLVVQVGDQTLRLASPGQLVGYRGAPETVDAVVLVHHGLHVEILIDRDHPIGSQDAAGVKDVVLEAAVSTIMDLEDSVAAVDAGDKVVGYRNWLGLMQGTLQAEVAKDGATFVREMSPDRSCVSTSGESVTLHGRALLFIRQVGHLMTTDAVLDRDGNAVPEGILDALVTALGSAHDLRGNSRLRNSRTGSMYAVKPKMHGPDEVAFTCELFTRVEQTLGLPPQTIKVGIMDEERRTTLNLKACIAAARDRVVFINTGFLDRTGDEIHTSMHAGPMVRKNDMRNEAWIRAYEANNVDVGIACGLRGRAQIGKGMWAAPDNMADMLAKKGEHPRAGATCAWVPSPTAATLHAIHYHETDVFEVQQRVARREPASRTDLLTIPLGDPASWSDQERRAELDNNVQSTLGYVVRWIDAGVGCSKVPDLSGTPLMEDRATCRISSQHVANWLLHGVVTTEEVDESLRRMARVVDTQNEGDPTYQPMAPAFDGAAFLAARELLLAGGSQPSGYTEPILHSRRLAHKATTRSTR; encoded by the coding sequence ATGCAGGGTTGGGTACAAGTCGGTGGGCTGAGCGTCGCGGAGCCGCTGCACCGCTTCATCACCGAGGAGGCACTGCCGGGCTCCGGCGTCGAGCCGTCGGCATTCTGGTCGGGCGCGGACGCGCTCATCCACGACCTCACCCCTCGCAACCGCGCTCTCCTCGCGCGACGCGACGAGCTGCAGGCGCAGATCGACGAGTTCCACCGGTCGCGTCCGGGCGTGCCCGACCCGCAGGTGTACACCTCCTTCCTGCGCGAGATCGGGTACCTGGCCGACGAGCCCGCCGACGTCCAGGTCACCACCTCGGGCGTCGACACCGAGATCACCGGCCAGGCCGGCCCGCAGCTGGTGGTCCCACTCCTGAACGCCAGGTTCGCGGCGAACGCCGCCAATGCCCGGTGGGGCTCGCTCTACGACGCCCTGTACGGGACCGACGTGATCCCCGACGAGGGCGAGCTGGCGCGCGGGTCGTCGTCGTACAACCCTGCTCGCGGCGCCGAGGTCATCGCCCGCGGCCGCGCGCTGCTCGATGAGCACTTTCCCCTCGAGGGTGGCTCGCACGCGGACGCCACCCGGTACGCCGTCGACCCGGACGGCCTGGTCGTCCAGGTCGGGGACCAGACGCTGCGGCTGGCGTCCCCGGGCCAGCTCGTCGGCTACCGCGGTGCGCCGGAGACGGTGGACGCGGTGGTCCTGGTCCACCACGGGCTGCACGTCGAGATCCTCATCGACCGAGACCACCCGATCGGTTCGCAGGACGCCGCGGGCGTCAAGGACGTGGTGCTGGAGGCGGCCGTCTCCACGATCATGGACCTCGAGGACTCCGTTGCCGCCGTCGACGCCGGCGACAAGGTGGTCGGCTACCGCAACTGGCTCGGGCTGATGCAGGGCACGCTGCAGGCCGAGGTCGCGAAGGACGGGGCGACGTTCGTCCGCGAGATGAGCCCGGACCGCTCCTGCGTGTCCACATCGGGCGAGTCCGTCACTCTGCACGGCCGCGCCCTGCTGTTCATCCGGCAGGTCGGTCACCTAATGACCACGGATGCGGTGCTGGACCGGGACGGCAACGCGGTCCCCGAGGGGATCCTCGACGCGCTCGTCACGGCTCTCGGCAGCGCCCACGACCTGCGCGGCAACTCCCGGCTGCGCAACTCCCGCACCGGCTCCATGTACGCCGTCAAGCCGAAGATGCACGGCCCGGACGAGGTCGCCTTCACCTGCGAGCTCTTCACTCGGGTGGAGCAGACTCTCGGGCTCCCCCCGCAGACGATCAAGGTCGGGATCATGGACGAGGAACGGCGCACGACGCTGAACCTCAAGGCGTGCATCGCAGCCGCCCGGGATCGCGTGGTCTTCATCAATACCGGATTCCTCGACCGGACCGGCGACGAGATCCACACCTCCATGCACGCCGGGCCGATGGTGCGCAAGAACGACATGCGTAACGAGGCGTGGATCCGCGCCTACGAGGCGAACAACGTCGACGTCGGCATCGCCTGCGGTCTGCGGGGGCGGGCCCAGATCGGCAAGGGCATGTGGGCGGCGCCGGACAACATGGCAGACATGCTCGCCAAGAAGGGCGAGCACCCGCGCGCCGGCGCCACCTGCGCCTGGGTACCGTCACCGACGGCCGCCACGTTGCACGCGATCCACTACCACGAGACCGACGTCTTCGAGGTTCAGCAGCGGGTCGCCCGCCGTGAGCCGGCAAGCAGGACTGATCTGCTCACGATCCCGCTGGGCGACCCGGCGTCGTGGTCTGATCAAGAGCGTCGGGCCGAGCTGGACAACAACGTCCAGAGCACGCTGGGCTACGTCGTGCGCTGGATCGACGCCGGCGTCGGGTGCTCCAAGGTCCCCGATCTCAGCGGCACTCCGCTCATGGAGGACCGCGCCACCTGCCGCATCTCCTCGCAGCACGTCGCCAACTGGCTCCTCCACGGCGTCGTCACCACCGAGGAGGTCGACGAGTCGCTGCGGCGAATGGCCCGCGTCGTCGACACTCAGAACGAGGGCGACCCGACCTACCAGCCGATGGCACCAGCGTTCGACGGGGCCGCCTTCCTCGCGGCGCGCGAACTGTTGCTCGCGGGCGGCAGCCAGCCCAGCGGCTACACCGAGCCGATCCTCCACAGCCGCCGTCTCGCCCACAAAGCCACCACCAGGAGCACCCGATGA
- a CDS encoding LysR substrate-binding domain-containing protein — MVSGTTSLDLWPLDQRPQKVVRVRNVDEWLEAVAAGRGVGLSAASTGLMYTHPQIVYRYLDDTPPVPITLVWRLGEENPLVSEFVATAKALQQAQRLDLPLAPDTSGSPALQPVES; from the coding sequence GTGGTGTCCGGCACCACGTCGCTCGACCTCTGGCCGCTCGACCAGCGACCGCAGAAGGTGGTGCGCGTACGCAACGTCGACGAATGGCTCGAGGCCGTCGCGGCGGGCCGGGGCGTAGGTCTCAGCGCCGCGTCCACGGGGCTGATGTACACCCATCCCCAGATCGTCTACCGCTATCTCGACGACACGCCTCCGGTCCCGATCACCCTGGTCTGGCGGCTCGGCGAGGAGAACCCGCTGGTGAGCGAGTTCGTGGCCACTGCCAAGGCGCTCCAACAGGCTCAGCGGCTCGACCTCCCGTTGGCGCCCGACACCTCGGGCAGCCCTGCCCTTCAGCCCGTGGAGTCCTGA
- the gyrB gene encoding DNA topoisomerase (ATP-hydrolyzing) subunit B has protein sequence MTDSSQQGNGKQDDPEDLPQNTVEEAVIHVGPDGEVVYDASAIQVLEGLEAVRKRPGMYIGSTGARGLHHLVWEIVDNAVDEALAGHNDRVLVTLREDGGVEVTDHGRGIPTGMNEQYGISTVELVLTQLHAGGKFGGGGYKVSGGLHGVGSSVVNALSSRLDVQVRQNGRVFEMSFTKGEPDAPLADVRAMEEDEPSGTTLTFWASEEIFDTTDYDFETIRSRFQQTAFLNKGLTISLTDARVQADAADDEGLDDLKEIGEEASDAPEEQASAKDKKRTVTYRYDNGLLDYVKHLNSSKRNEPVNDEIIAFETEDTSRMLSVEIAMQWTTSFSESVHTYANAVNTHEGGTHEEGFRAAMTKLVNDFARDQKLLKEKDDNLTGDDIREGLTAVISVKLGEPQFEGQTKTKLGNSEVKGFVQAAVRDEFGHWLQAHPNDGRNIVRKAIQASAARMAARKAREATRRKGLLESGGLPGKLKDCQSNDPTISEVYIVEGDSAGGSAVQGRNPYNQAILPIRGKILNVEKARIDKVLANNEVQALISGFGTGIGEDFDISKARYHKIVLMADADVDGMHIRTLLLTLLFRFMRPLIEAGYVYLAQPPLYRIKWSNHEHQFVFSDKERDAAVREGLSQGWRMPKDNGVQRYKGLGEMNYQELWETTMDPDHRTLLQVTLDDAAAADEIFSILMGEDVESRRGFIQRNAKDVRFLDI, from the coding sequence GTGACCGACAGTTCGCAGCAGGGCAATGGCAAGCAGGACGATCCGGAGGACCTTCCGCAGAACACGGTCGAAGAGGCTGTCATCCACGTGGGGCCCGACGGCGAAGTCGTCTACGACGCGTCCGCGATCCAGGTGCTCGAGGGGCTGGAGGCTGTCCGCAAACGTCCGGGCATGTACATCGGCTCGACCGGTGCGCGTGGCCTGCACCACTTGGTCTGGGAGATCGTCGACAACGCGGTCGACGAGGCGCTCGCCGGGCACAACGACCGCGTGCTGGTCACCCTGCGTGAGGACGGCGGTGTCGAGGTCACCGACCACGGTCGCGGCATCCCCACCGGCATGAACGAGCAGTACGGCATCAGCACCGTCGAGCTCGTGCTCACTCAGTTGCACGCGGGCGGCAAGTTCGGCGGCGGTGGATACAAGGTCTCCGGTGGCCTGCACGGTGTGGGTTCCTCGGTTGTCAACGCGCTGTCGTCCCGGCTCGATGTGCAGGTGCGCCAGAACGGCCGCGTCTTCGAGATGTCGTTCACCAAGGGTGAGCCCGACGCGCCGCTGGCCGACGTCCGCGCGATGGAGGAGGACGAACCGTCCGGCACCACGCTCACCTTCTGGGCGAGCGAGGAGATCTTCGACACCACCGACTACGACTTCGAGACGATCCGCTCCCGCTTCCAGCAGACGGCCTTCCTGAACAAGGGGCTGACGATCTCGCTCACCGACGCCCGGGTGCAGGCCGACGCCGCGGACGACGAGGGTCTGGACGACCTGAAGGAGATCGGCGAGGAGGCGTCCGACGCCCCCGAGGAACAGGCCTCCGCCAAGGACAAGAAGCGCACGGTCACCTACCGCTACGACAACGGTCTGCTCGACTACGTCAAGCACCTCAACAGCTCCAAGCGCAACGAGCCGGTCAACGACGAGATCATCGCGTTCGAGACCGAGGACACCTCGCGCATGCTGTCGGTCGAGATCGCGATGCAGTGGACGACCTCGTTCAGCGAGTCGGTGCACACCTACGCCAACGCGGTGAACACCCACGAGGGCGGCACCCACGAGGAAGGCTTCCGCGCGGCGATGACCAAGCTGGTCAACGACTTCGCCCGCGACCAGAAGCTGCTCAAGGAGAAGGACGACAACCTCACCGGTGACGACATCCGTGAGGGTCTGACCGCGGTCATCTCGGTGAAGCTCGGCGAGCCGCAGTTCGAGGGTCAGACCAAGACCAAGCTCGGCAACTCCGAGGTCAAGGGCTTCGTCCAGGCCGCGGTGCGCGACGAGTTCGGGCATTGGCTGCAGGCGCACCCCAACGACGGCAGGAACATCGTCCGCAAGGCGATCCAGGCGTCCGCCGCCCGGATGGCTGCCCGCAAGGCGCGTGAGGCCACCCGCCGTAAGGGCCTGCTGGAGTCCGGTGGTCTGCCGGGCAAACTCAAGGACTGTCAGAGCAACGACCCCACGATCTCCGAGGTCTACATCGTGGAGGGCGACTCCGCCGGCGGCTCGGCGGTGCAGGGGCGCAACCCCTACAACCAGGCGATCCTGCCTATCCGCGGCAAGATCCTCAACGTCGAGAAGGCCCGCATCGACAAGGTGCTGGCCAACAACGAGGTGCAGGCGTTGATCTCCGGCTTCGGCACCGGAATCGGCGAGGACTTCGACATCAGCAAGGCGCGCTACCACAAGATCGTGCTGATGGCCGATGCCGACGTCGACGGCATGCACATCCGCACCCTGCTGCTGACCCTGCTGTTCCGGTTCATGCGTCCGCTGATCGAGGCCGGTTACGTCTACCTCGCTCAGCCGCCGTTGTACCGCATCAAGTGGAGCAATCACGAGCACCAGTTCGTGTTCTCCGACAAGGAGCGCGACGCTGCGGTGCGCGAGGGCCTGTCGCAGGGCTGGCGGATGCCGAAGGACAACGGCGTGCAGCGCTACAAGGGTCTCGGCGAGATGAACTACCAGGAGCTGTGGGAGACCACCATGGACCCCGACCACCGCACCCTGCTGCAGGTCACGCTCGACGACGCCGCCGCGGCCGACGAGATCTTCTCGATCCTGATGGGCGAGGACGTCGAGAGCCGGCGCGGGTTCATCCAGCGCAACGCCAAGGACGTCCGCTTCCTCGACATCTGA
- the gyrA gene encoding DNA gyrase subunit A, with product MTDNDGTGNNTMDENGVVTGNRVDPVDLNTEMQRSYIEYAMSVIVSRALPDVRDGLKPVHRRIIYAMYDGGYRPDRGYNKCSRVVGDVMGQYHPHGDSAIYDAMVRLVQPWSLRYPLIDGQGNFGSPGNDGAAAPRYTECKMAPLAMELVRDIDQDTVDFEPNYDGKTLQPTVLPARFPNLLVNGSAGIAVGMATQIPPHNLREVAAGAQWLLENPEADREELLEKLLEIIPGPDFPTGALILGKKGIEDAYRTGRGSITMRAVVNVEEIQGRQCLVITELPYQVNPDALAEKIALLVKEGKIAGIADLRDETSGRTGQRLVVVLKRDAVAKVVLNNLYKHTQLQQNFGANMLALVDGVPRTLPISAFIRHWVDHQIDVIVRRTKWRLARAEERIHILRGLLKALDMLDEVIALIRRSASADAARSGLIELLDVDEIQANAILAMQLRQLAALERQRIIDEHDELQTKIDDYNDILAKPERQRQIVSDELADIVGKYGDDRRTQIVPFDGDMSMEDLIPAEDVVVTITRGGYAKRTKVSEYRAQRRGGKGVRGATLRGDDVVSHFFITSTHNWLLFFTNKGRVYRIKAYELPEGSRDSKGQHVANMLAFQPDEKIAGVMALTNYEASDYLVLATRRGLVKKTRLTEYDSPRSGGLIAVNLRDGDELVGAGLCSSRDDILLVSRKGQSVRFHATDETIRPMGRSTSGVTGMKFRAGDELLSISVVDEGTDPDLFVVFVNGLAKRTAASEYPVKGRATLGVKVANISERGGELVGALTVKEGDEVLVVMEKGKIVRSRADEVRRTGRSTQGVQFATPDKGDAIVAVARNAESDVVAEEVVGSTESPEEEALVDGTTQDLTVAPADGPADEAMKDVADDVTPETDGTGDQE from the coding sequence ATGACTGACAATGACGGCACCGGCAACAACACGATGGACGAGAACGGCGTCGTGACCGGCAACCGGGTCGACCCCGTCGACCTGAACACCGAGATGCAGCGCAGCTACATCGAGTACGCGATGAGCGTGATCGTCAGCCGCGCGCTGCCCGACGTCCGCGACGGCCTGAAGCCGGTGCACCGCCGGATCATCTACGCGATGTACGACGGTGGTTACCGCCCCGACCGCGGTTACAACAAGTGTTCGCGCGTGGTCGGTGACGTGATGGGTCAGTACCACCCGCACGGTGACTCGGCGATCTACGACGCGATGGTGCGCCTGGTCCAGCCGTGGTCGCTTCGCTACCCGCTGATCGACGGCCAGGGCAACTTCGGTTCGCCGGGCAACGACGGTGCGGCCGCCCCGCGATACACCGAGTGCAAGATGGCGCCGCTCGCGATGGAACTGGTGCGCGACATCGACCAGGACACCGTCGATTTCGAGCCCAACTACGACGGCAAGACGCTGCAGCCGACCGTGCTGCCCGCGCGCTTCCCGAACCTGCTGGTCAACGGCTCGGCCGGTATCGCGGTCGGTATGGCCACCCAGATCCCGCCGCACAACCTGCGTGAGGTCGCCGCCGGTGCCCAGTGGTTGCTCGAAAACCCCGAGGCCGACCGCGAGGAACTGCTGGAGAAGCTGCTCGAGATCATCCCCGGCCCCGATTTCCCGACCGGCGCGCTGATCCTGGGCAAGAAGGGCATCGAGGACGCCTACCGCACCGGCCGCGGGTCGATCACGATGCGCGCGGTCGTCAACGTCGAGGAGATCCAGGGCCGCCAATGCCTGGTGATCACCGAACTGCCCTACCAGGTCAACCCCGACGCCCTCGCCGAGAAGATCGCGCTGCTGGTCAAGGAAGGCAAGATCGCCGGAATCGCCGACCTGCGCGACGAGACCTCCGGCCGTACCGGTCAGCGCCTGGTCGTCGTCCTCAAGCGCGACGCGGTGGCGAAGGTGGTGCTCAACAACCTCTACAAGCACACCCAGCTGCAGCAGAACTTCGGCGCCAACATGCTCGCCCTGGTCGACGGGGTGCCGCGCACGCTGCCGATCTCGGCGTTCATCCGGCACTGGGTCGACCACCAGATCGACGTCATCGTCCGCCGTACCAAGTGGCGTCTGGCGCGTGCCGAGGAGCGCATCCACATTCTGCGTGGTCTGCTCAAGGCGCTCGACATGCTGGACGAGGTCATCGCCCTCATCCGGCGCTCGGCGTCGGCCGATGCCGCACGCAGTGGCTTGATCGAGTTGCTCGATGTCGACGAGATCCAGGCCAACGCGATCCTGGCGATGCAGTTGCGTCAGCTGGCCGCACTGGAGCGTCAGCGCATCATCGACGAGCACGACGAGTTGCAGACCAAGATCGACGACTACAACGACATCCTGGCCAAGCCGGAGCGCCAGCGGCAGATCGTCAGTGACGAACTTGCCGACATCGTCGGCAAGTACGGCGACGACCGCCGTACCCAGATCGTCCCCTTCGACGGCGACATGTCGATGGAAGATCTGATCCCGGCCGAGGACGTCGTCGTCACCATCACCCGGGGTGGTTACGCCAAGCGGACGAAGGTCAGCGAGTACCGTGCGCAGCGTCGCGGCGGCAAGGGAGTGCGCGGGGCCACCCTGCGCGGCGACGACGTCGTCAGTCACTTCTTCATCACCAGCACGCACAACTGGCTGCTGTTCTTCACCAACAAGGGCCGGGTCTACCGGATCAAGGCGTACGAGTTGCCCGAGGGCAGCCGCGACTCCAAGGGCCAGCACGTGGCGAACATGCTCGCGTTCCAGCCCGACGAGAAGATCGCCGGCGTGATGGCGCTGACCAACTACGAGGCGTCCGACTACCTCGTGCTGGCCACCCGTCGCGGACTGGTCAAGAAGACCCGCCTCACCGAGTACGACTCCCCGCGTTCGGGTGGTCTGATCGCGGTCAACCTGCGAGACGGCGACGAACTCGTCGGCGCGGGCCTGTGCTCGTCCAGGGACGACATCCTGCTGGTCTCGCGCAAGGGTCAGTCGGTCCGCTTCCACGCGACCGACGAGACGATCCGTCCGATGGGACGCTCCACGTCCGGAGTCACGGGCATGAAGTTCCGCGCGGGCGACGAACTGCTGTCGATCTCGGTCGTCGACGAGGGCACCGATCCCGACTTGTTCGTGGTCTTCGTCAACGGTCTCGCCAAGCGCACCGCGGCGTCGGAGTACCCGGTCAAGGGACGCGCGACGCTCGGTGTGAAGGTCGCCAACATCTCCGAGCGCGGCGGTGAACTCGTCGGCGCACTCACCGTCAAGGAGGGCGACGAGGTGCTCGTCGTCATGGAGAAGGGCAAGATCGTCCGCTCGCGCGCGGACGAGGTGCGCCGCACCGGCCGCTCCACGCAGGGGGTGCAGTTCGCGACTCCCGACAAGGGTGATGCGATTGTTGCCGTGGCGCGCAACGCTGAGAGTGACGTTGTCGCCGAGGAAGTTGTAGGTTCGACCGAGTCGCCCGAGGAAGAAGCTCTGGTCGACGGGACGACGCAGGACCTCACCGTCGCACCGGCGGACGGGCCCGCGGACGAGGCCATGAAAGACGTGGCCGACGACGTAACACCTGAGACCGACGGAACTGGAGACCAGGAGTGA